The following coding sequences lie in one Myxococcus xanthus genomic window:
- a CDS encoding tail fiber domain-containing protein, with product MRGRELFAAMSCITLATTGCGSEGPPAQNWEVGSGLRLDDSNVVSVAYGTGPGTVVEGSDPRLSDARPPLPGSGGYIQNGTQPQDASLSLAGTASTRSGLFVDAAAAVSSPVPLLRVTNTSEAQPVWDALPVFTVDSGGGLLARGAYELGAPLPMSGRGMRLMWAPARGVFRAGNAETEWDIANVGEYSWAGGNRSRASGYGTFAFGDQCVASGTVAVCFGSSNQATGTASFTSGASNTASGFGSTALGYTSTAAGQGSVALGYSAQATGDYGVALGYRVSTGGRTGAFIWGDGSTTTATSTADNQFMVRAAGGVRLRTRADLGTGCDLPANSGVFTCTSDRNMKEDFRHVDGEALLAKVAKLPVESWRYKGEDRQVRHLGPVAQDFRAAFGLGTDDTSIGMLDIDGVNMAAIQALERRTRELNAKSAELDALKAELAELKASVAQLKASLPRP from the coding sequence ATGAGGGGCAGAGAACTGTTCGCCGCGATGAGCTGCATCACCCTGGCCACCACGGGGTGTGGTTCCGAGGGGCCACCCGCACAGAATTGGGAGGTGGGTTCGGGGCTCCGGTTGGATGACAGCAACGTCGTCAGTGTCGCGTATGGAACGGGGCCGGGGACCGTCGTGGAAGGGAGCGACCCTCGCTTGAGCGATGCGCGTCCGCCGCTGCCGGGCAGTGGGGGCTACATCCAGAATGGGACGCAGCCCCAGGACGCCTCGCTGTCTCTCGCGGGCACGGCCAGCACGCGGTCCGGTCTGTTCGTCGACGCGGCGGCGGCTGTCTCGTCCCCCGTACCGCTGCTTCGTGTCACGAACACGAGCGAGGCCCAGCCGGTCTGGGACGCATTGCCGGTCTTCACGGTGGACTCCGGCGGCGGACTGCTGGCGCGAGGCGCGTATGAGCTGGGAGCGCCGCTGCCGATGAGCGGCAGAGGCATGCGGCTCATGTGGGCGCCGGCCCGCGGAGTGTTCCGCGCGGGCAACGCGGAGACTGAGTGGGACATCGCCAACGTGGGGGAATATTCGTGGGCCGGAGGCAACCGGAGCCGGGCCAGCGGGTACGGCACTTTCGCCTTCGGTGACCAGTGCGTCGCCAGCGGCACGGTGGCCGTGTGCTTCGGCTCTAGCAATCAGGCGACGGGAACGGCGAGCTTCACCAGTGGTGCGTCCAACACCGCGAGCGGCTTTGGCTCCACGGCCCTGGGGTACACCAGCACCGCGGCGGGGCAGGGGAGCGTGGCGCTCGGGTACAGCGCCCAGGCAACGGGCGATTACGGCGTCGCGCTGGGCTATCGCGTGTCCACGGGGGGCCGCACAGGCGCGTTCATCTGGGGCGACGGGTCGACCACCACCGCCACCAGCACCGCGGACAACCAGTTCATGGTGCGCGCCGCGGGAGGCGTCCGCCTGCGGACCCGCGCCGACCTGGGGACGGGGTGTGACCTTCCGGCGAACTCGGGTGTGTTCACCTGCACGTCGGACCGCAACATGAAGGAGGACTTCCGCCACGTCGATGGGGAGGCCCTCCTGGCGAAGGTGGCGAAACTGCCCGTGGAGTCCTGGCGCTACAAGGGCGAAGACCGGCAGGTGCGGCACCTGGGGCCCGTGGCGCAGGACTTCCGCGCCGCGTTTGGCCTGGGGACCGATGACACCAGCATCGGCATGCTCGACATCGACGGGGTAAACATGGCCGCCATCCAGG
- a CDS encoding DUF4041 domain-containing protein has protein sequence MQPAVWVLGLVSLLSSGLLVFTAIRLAAVKRRFKPVLDVEAERQRVLSELTREKAESTHTLAMERNRVAAELTRERSDTAQSLAAERNRVTAELTRAREDAEAAIQSARLNLVHAKEENERAISQAQTQAQAEATRIREQAEKDAREAEVQRQQAQVERTQLENTISRLAAELRPLEEESVLRSYGLYKPVYNFSTSEKYEERLEDIRERQKEMLKEKKAAFCKIEWEVNGSKAEGRKQTERTLKLMLRAFNGEADACVAKVSYKNVKAMEARIQKAADAISALTEIQQCFIATKYVDLKLDELRLAHEYQEKLQQEKDEQRRIREQMREEEAAQRELERARLEAEREARRDEEALRKARTEFEQSTGAQQQRLQERIAELERRLAEDLERQRAISQAQLTRTGHVYVISNIGSFGEDVYKVGMTRRLVPMDRIDELGDASVPFEFDVHAIIRTHDAPKLESELHRTFANRRVNRINERKEFFRVSLDEIAEAVREHHGDFELTRVAEAAEYRKSLALIDEERNGAETSTASAPRRAVA, from the coding sequence ATGCAGCCTGCCGTCTGGGTCCTGGGGCTTGTGAGCCTGTTGTCGTCCGGGCTGCTCGTCTTCACCGCCATCCGGCTCGCCGCCGTGAAGAGGCGCTTCAAGCCCGTGCTCGACGTGGAGGCCGAACGCCAGCGCGTCCTGTCGGAGCTGACGCGCGAGAAGGCCGAATCCACGCACACGCTGGCCATGGAACGGAACCGGGTGGCCGCGGAGCTGACCCGCGAGAGGTCGGACACCGCCCAGTCCCTGGCCGCGGAGCGGAACCGCGTCACGGCGGAGCTGACGCGGGCTCGAGAGGACGCGGAGGCCGCCATCCAGAGCGCCAGGCTGAACTTGGTGCACGCGAAGGAGGAGAATGAACGCGCCATCTCCCAGGCTCAGACTCAGGCCCAGGCCGAGGCAACGCGCATCCGGGAGCAGGCGGAGAAAGACGCCCGTGAGGCGGAAGTCCAGCGCCAACAGGCGCAGGTCGAGCGCACCCAGCTCGAGAACACCATCTCCCGGCTGGCCGCGGAGCTGCGCCCTTTGGAGGAGGAGTCGGTCCTCCGCTCCTACGGGCTCTACAAACCCGTCTACAACTTCTCCACATCGGAGAAGTACGAGGAGCGCCTGGAAGACATCCGCGAGCGTCAGAAGGAAATGCTCAAGGAGAAGAAGGCCGCCTTTTGCAAGATTGAGTGGGAGGTCAACGGCAGCAAGGCGGAGGGCCGCAAGCAGACGGAGCGGACGCTGAAACTGATGCTGCGCGCCTTCAACGGCGAGGCGGACGCCTGCGTCGCCAAGGTCAGCTACAAGAACGTCAAGGCCATGGAGGCGCGCATCCAGAAGGCCGCGGACGCCATCAGCGCCCTCACCGAAATCCAGCAGTGCTTCATCGCCACGAAGTACGTGGACCTCAAGCTGGACGAACTGCGGCTCGCCCACGAGTACCAGGAGAAGCTTCAGCAGGAGAAGGACGAGCAGCGGCGCATCCGCGAGCAGATGCGTGAGGAAGAAGCCGCCCAGCGCGAGTTGGAGCGCGCCCGGCTCGAAGCCGAGCGGGAAGCGCGGCGCGACGAGGAGGCCCTGCGCAAGGCCCGCACCGAGTTCGAGCAGAGCACCGGTGCGCAGCAGCAGAGACTGCAAGAGCGCATCGCGGAACTGGAGCGCCGGTTGGCCGAGGACCTGGAGCGTCAACGCGCCATCTCCCAGGCCCAGCTCACCCGCACCGGACACGTCTACGTTATCTCCAACATCGGCTCGTTCGGCGAGGACGTCTACAAGGTCGGGATGACGCGGCGGCTCGTCCCGATGGACCGCATTGACGAACTGGGTGACGCGTCCGTCCCCTTCGAGTTCGACGTCCACGCCATCATCCGCACCCATGACGCGCCCAAGCTGGAGTCCGAACTGCACCGCACGTTCGCCAACCGGCGCGTCAACCGCATCAACGAGCGCAAGGAGTTCTTCCGGGTGAGCCTGGACGAAATCGCCGAGGCCGTGCGCGAGCACCACGGTGACTTCGAGCTGACTCGCGTCGCCGAAGCCGCCGAGTACCGCAAGTCACTCGCGCTCATCGACGAGGAACGAAACGGCGCGGAAACATCCACGGCGTCCGCGCCACGGCGCGCCGTCGCTTGA